TGTTGACAGGACCAGGATGACCAGGATGCATAAGATGATGTTGCCTTTGCTACTACTTTTGACGGCGCAAATAATCTCGTACATACTGATGTACCTCAGTCTTAACCACCATGTGCATCTTCTTTGAATCTTCCCACAACAAACCATTCCATTCTCTAGCACAGTCACAGGCTCCTTCAAACACATCCTGCCCACAAATGATACAAATAATAAGACACACACAAGGGCATATTCTCAAGACATGGACTCAAATTAATGATGCAGAGTTCCTTACTCTGGAAGGGAACTCATCGTAATAGTATGCATCTGTCATCTCAACTCTGTTTAGATCTGCTTCCCACAGCCTAATCTGTCACCATTACAATGCTACAtaatcagaaaatgaaaataaacagtACATAAGCAAGCGTGCATGCGTGCATGCAACCACACAATATTAAGATCAAAAACCTGTTCTGTGACATTTTCAGGCACAGATGGTATCCTCTCCGCAACACGAGGATGAGCATTTTGCTGAAGGAAAGTGATTATCTGCAACATCAACACATGTGGTTGTCTGTGTAAGATATTGTTCAtagtaaacttttaaaaatcaacTCAAACATGTTAGTATAAGCCTATATTTAAAGACTAAAGGtgtatttgttttaatattggTAAGGCTCAAAGGGAAGTTGGATTTAATGATAATAGAGAGATGAAATGGAGTGAACGTGCATTGGAATGTGTTataactgtaaaaaaaaaaacacactaacCTACAAAGATAGTAAAAAAATGCCAAAAGCTTTAGTGAGTACAAGCTTGTCAGGGTGAGGAGGTGAATAGCAGTAAGGAAATGCATCTATTCATCAATGTAGGTCATTCAAATGAAAGGTCTGTGGGTAGAAAGGATTGAGGTTGAGGCTGCTCCCACGTATGATATCTAAAATGGACTAGCATAACATATTCCTGTGTCAGAGCTACTTATGTAAAGGATTATTTTACAAAACTCAAATGGTAAAAACAACATTCAGGGGGCAAATAGACAAAGCTGATACAACTGGTATCCACAAATAGAAGAATTCACACAACAGTACACAGAGACgcagagagagaaaaaggaaccaGCTATTATCTATTGATAACTGAAAATAGTGTCTCAGCACTCTCCTCTACAATGAGTTTCCCCAAAAAATACCTCTGCAATATCTACTGCACcactatttataataattaactcCTAGCTCCCTAACTCCTAGCTTCCTATTCCTTCTAGAATTCAGTTTAGTACTAGGCCCCTTATTCCTAGCAAAAGCATAGCAAGAAATAAATCATTACCATCTATCTGCAAAAACCAAGTATCATATTATAAAAGCAGATATTGCAcactaaaaattttattttctaatacttaCCTGCTCTGCTGTAATGCCATTTTCAAAAGCACTATACAAGCTTTCTTTTGTAATAGCCCCAACAATAAGATTTGGAAGTTGATACTCTACCCTGTGTACACCACACGTACTGATACTAAGCAATAATATTTGGTTGAAATAGGTAGCTCAAAATTTAATAGCTAATTAGTGGATTCATTTAAAAATAGTGTCAGAAAGATTAAGGATATTCCAAAAATATTGTCCAGGAAGAACAACTTCTGATATCTATAAGTATTAAGTAGTTCCAAAACACAAATGGCAGGAAAAAAATGAGGAAAGACTAGAGGCTTTCTTTGACAAAAGTTGCAAAATATAACACTCTACAAAGTATTTGGTGGCATACCTTGAGAATAGCCGCAATATCTCACAATGTAATTTAGAAGTTGAGTAAGCATAAACTCTAAAATTTGTTTCCACAACCACAAATccctgaaaaaattaaatagtgacatttttcattaatattcaCAAATTTGTAcaggaatttttattttatttttcaaaataggcATATTTATTGTTACAATAACAGAAGATAATTCATTCATTAAAGCCAACCAAAGGTTAATTGGCATGTTAAGCGATCATCAATCTGAGGTAGTAAGTGAAGATCAGTCAACAAAAGATTCTTGAACAAGAATCAACATATCTCATGTGTATTGTGTAATCCAGTAAAActtggaaactctaaagaacaCAAGTGTATGCAAACTTGGAATGATTGAGATGAAGCTGCTAAAACACCTAACCAACAACAGTAATATCTGCACCTATGAACAAGCAAAACAACTTGGccatatttattgaaataaatcaCATTAATAGTAGTACTAAAAAACTATGGAGTATAACCCAAAAGGTCATCTAAACCATATACAAATACAGACACACATGCATAAACAGATACATTTTAAAGGAACATCTAAATCAGTTTTCAAAGTTTACCTTTTTTATTAAAGagtaaatttaattagaaggaaagaaggaaatagGACGAGAAGAATAAGCCATCCTATGTGAACAAGGCACAACGGAAAAAATGCAgctgaaacaaacaaacaaaaacattgatTTCATAGAGCCTTCACTACTGTGAAGGAGTTTTCCTAAAAGAAACCTCATCGTGAAACAAGGCCATGGTCTAAATTTTCTATCAAGATAAATACATTCTGAAACCAATAAGAAACCTGTTTTCTAGATGATGAATCAGCCAAGCTCATTGAAAGATTGGTTGCCAATTTTGTAGGTATAAACCAACTTCCTTTCCTGCCCTATAAAGTTGtcacaaaaagaagaaagaaacagaAGACAAATACTTATgaataaatatacaattaaagTCATCATGAACCTTGTAACGTCTGAAAAAATAAGCATGGAAGTATAATAACCTGCTGAATTTTTACCAAACCAAGGTCTGCTAGGTCATTAATTATGGTCCTCTGAAAACTAGTCAATGTGTCAACACTATAAGCCTgatgcattaaaaaaattaagtgtcaAAGTCACAATGAATTCCAATTACATGAAAAGGAAGAAACAGATTCAGTAATCATAGCTATAGAGAAAAAGTCACTAGAAAGCAAAGGTCTGATCAGTCAAACACTTATGCAAGTTAATGTAGAATACCACGATATTAGTTTTTATGCAACAAAATTCTcatcaaagtttttatgcaacacTTGTGCAAGTTAACTAGAATGTCTTACCTCCCCAATGTCATGAAAACTAAGTTCCAGCATGAATGAGATAAGGTCAGCTGCATCAACACCTCTATCCTGCATCAAATTGGATGATGAAGAGCACTAGAAAacaaatggaaaaaatattatttaaaaaaaaagttagagctACCTCAGAATTAGAGATATATTCTCTGATGATGTACCAAAGCTGTGCATTTGTATCCATCAGCTGTAATTCACAAGGAACAATCTTTATATTTAGGAAAATGCATTatacattaaatacaattgGCTTATAAATACTTTGACACATACCAAAAACTGGAAACCACTTTCAGTTAATTTTGGAGCTTCTTTGTCTCTGTATTGGCACATGAGAAAATTATATCAAGTGTAAGATTTTCAATACCCAATTACCCACACACGCATATAAGCAACTGCTACAAATGAGAAGTACTACTGCCAAGGAACCAAAACCTGTAACTCAGGATACGCCGCTGGAAAACCTTCATCAGGGAAGAGCTAATATTCAAGGGCTTTTCAACCTGACTTGGGCTTATAAGTTGCAATAAGAAACACTGGTTCATTGCAAAAGAAAGTCACATAAAAGGCTTCATTTTAGTCAAAATTTAATCAAGGTGCTGTACATCAAATAACTAAAGTAACTTaggtaaaataatattaagaaataaaataaatagatgtatagtttaaaaaaaaaatgaaatgagaagATCAAACATTGTACCTCCCATTGTTCTAGAGCATAAGCCTCAAGATTCTCTAAGGTTGGGAGCCTCACAGTAATATTAGAAGGCATTGATTCCCTTGGCAAAGTTCCACTGCCATATTTAATCACAAGGAAATATTACCAGCTAAAGCAAATATTACAGtcaacattttaataatttcataacaATAATTGCTCTTCTTGAAAAATTCAGAATGGAAGAGTGACTCTGGTCATTTAATTTCATGGAGAGACCATCCTCTGCCTATATAGGCTAATTAACCCATCatacataaattagaatagttTTATCACGGGACTCAACAATTTTGTACATCACTTCCTCAGCATAGCAGTGAGAGAACAGGACGAGCTAACAATTACCATGGTCCATGaacagaaaaggaagaaaaatgatgTACTACTCACCCTTGTACTAAAAGTTTTTGGAGACTTCTCTGAAATGTTGGATTAACTTTGTAAGTCTTTTCATTCTTCCTGCCAGAAAGAGGAAAAACTTACTGAAGTAAATGGGATAAGGCGAGGCTCCAAAGTGGTAAAAGTGATGTTCTAGAACTATGGAAACTTAGCTAGATGCAAAGACAcataaagagaagaagaatataTACAATCCAGAGAAATGAACTACATATTGATAGCAGTTTCTCTTActtggaaaatgaaaaataaaatgaagtgaATAGAACTAAGTGATCAGTATTAAGTATTAAATGCCTTTTGTTAGGAAGTGATTGATAACTTTACACAAATGTGTTCTGAAAGAAACAAAGGAGAAAGCAAACAAATAGCATGCATGCCATGGAGCATGCAAATTAGATAAACACATATTTTCCATCGAACTACAACATGTcacaaataaaaagattttatcacaaaGACAATTAAACAAATTACAAGATGTAAAAAAGGTGTGCACTCTCCATACTAAGGGTTTGAATTTATCCAATTGTCATTTGATCAACTTGAACCATTCTGAAGCACAATTGTCTACTTTTCATTTTCAcagaaacatataaaaaatacaaaatgtttaattagagAATAAATGTGTACCTGTCAACAGCTTCAAGGAAAACTCTCAATTGAACCAACCTATCAATGGCCACTCTGTGCTTTGAAACTCCACCCGGAAGCACCCATTCCTCCAACAATTTAGCTGCCACTGGCACATCAATATGCAGCATCTGTATGACATATTTCTTCGCAAGTGGCGGAAGAGAcctaatattttaagatatatgTCTGTTAAAACCACTAAATAAATACTCAAAAACTAAATACCATTTCTCTACCCCACTTATCTCTGAACTTTTTTTTGGTCCTAGGTCGAGACTAATCCCCCACCCACTGTGTATGGCTGCCGCTGGCCATGGGAATTTTACACGTGATGGGAATGGGACACGGGTTCTCCCCCTAAAAGGATCCTTCTCACTCATGTGAACGCAATGGAGCCTTATACCATTGCACCAACCCTTTGGGTTACTTAACTCTGAACTTAGGTGAAAAGATAATCCATAATAGTAATTCCACTATAATGGCACCATCAAGTTATCAAGTTGAGAATCTTTTGTATTCCAAAAAAACAGAATTGCTAGTAACATGCCCTTTTGAACACATAATCTATCATAGGCTGAAATTTATAAGAAATCACAGAAATTTATGGGTCTCACTTCTTTTTTAATGAGTCACGTTCATGATTTTTGtagtttctaataaattataatttaaccaaCATAAAAAGTGTGTTAGAGAATTTATTGCTAGCACTCCTCTTCCAAAAAGGCCAAAAACTATTAAAACTTAACACCATATGAAGGGGAGGGTGAATGGGTAAGAATATGTTATACTGAGGCAAATTGAATAAGTTTGCAAACACAAGGAAACTTGAACAAACATAAATAGTCGAACTTGGACAATGACCTGAGAATAGCTTCACAGATGAATCCGTTTTCATAGAGCTTATCGAGCTTCATGGCGGGCATGGAAGCCACCATGTCCATGAAATTCTTGGCAATGATTCTAACCTCTGGCATTGTGATTCcgacaccaccaccaccacctttttctttatctttaatttGGATTCTGATTAAAGGGGTCTTTAGGAAGAGCTTAAACAAccgaattaaaagaaaaagcgTGTGATTTTATGAAACCCCGTCATGAACCTCGAACGTTTCCGTGATTGTAGTACGAAAAGGGTCTCTCGCGGCGGTGATAATACGCACCGTTTTGGACTTGAAAGGATCACGTGAAGTTGGGGAGGGGTGGTGAAGACAAGAGATGAGATGAGAAGAGAAGAGATGAGTCACTACTTTAAGGGAGTTAGAGAAGCGGTCATAGGCGTTTGGCAGGCTCTGGTTCCAGAGGATTAGAGGACGAACACCATGGAGGAGATCAACataatttttagtaattttttttttttggtacgtTTCTGAAATAtccatgataattaatttttattgatgatctttgatgagattttttttaattatatttttctattcaaaATGCTCCAGTGacttaatttattcatttggttTTGTAGATGTAGAAACTTTTTATTAGTTGCTATGAATAATcgtcattttaattcttaatatgtaaattagttgaaagaatgaaaattatattttttctttgaatgcataagaaatacaataattatatcTTAAGCATaacttaatgataaattaatttttaaactttacattttaatatcaaattcatcataaaatcatattttttatcacCAAATATTAGActataatttaatatcaaattggtttttaaacattaaaacttgttgaaaaaataaagaatacaatttaatatgaaatttgtttTATCAAGTTCTTATACTTATAAATatcttctctaaaaaaaatacttacaaatatcttctttttattttttacatataatttaaGCATGACCATGGGAGCGGTTGAGGGTATTTTTTCTTATCCGGCCTCTGCTCTCAAAAATCAATGGGACCATAAATTTATCCACGCTTGACGGGTCGATTTCCCTTACCTCACCCTGAAATacacttaaaaatttaattataaacaatAATCATGATATAAAAAGGGCAAATATTTGCCCTCATCCCTGAAAATTCATggaaatatttgttaatttttttaattataaacaaCAATCATAGCATAAATACAATTTTGAACAACAATGACATAAATTAAAGTGATAATTGTGAATACCAATCACAAcataaaacatataattatcaATAACAAACAATTAACCTAAGTTTCAAACATTCcaaataagtttcaaacatCCCACACAAGATTCAAACAAGTCTCAAATGTAtgtaaatagaataaaattccAACATTAGATGTAGTGTTCATTcctccaaaataaaattagctaCACTCCTAATTCTTCAATCATTGGATGTAGTATTCATTCCTCTAAGTGGGTAGTAAAGGCACTTCCCATCATATCACTTGCATGATCACCTATACAAAAGCAGAGGACATCATGGAATTGGaagatcaataaaaaaacatcatcTCAAATAAGCCTAAACTAAGATTCAGAGTTGATAGTTGTGTGGTGGGCTAGTGGTGGCATGCAAGAACCAGGGTGAGCGGCATCGTGACGGGAAGCGAGACGACGGTACCAATGCGGTGTGTCGTGTGTGGTGGTGGTCAGCGAGTGGCAGACGATGGTTTGTGACCGTGAGAAGGAATGAGTGAAGTGAAGGTTTCATGTCGTGAGTGAGTGAGGTGAGAGAAAAGGTAGATGGGTACTCATAATCAAAATGAGAGTGAAAAGTGAAATTATGATTTCGTTCTTATTATAAAGGATACTTTTGTAATTTAATAGGAGCGGGGTATCAACAATACCAAAACCGCCCCCTACCCCCAAATTTAAGATGCAGGGAAAACTCAAATTCGAATCCAATCAACTCGATCTTTTCATGTCAAATTGGGACGGGGTTGGACGGGGTGTCCATGAGTGTAGGTCCCGTTGTCATGCCTAGTATAATTTATGCATGGGAAAACATAAAATAgtctatttaatatatatatatatatatatatatatatatatatatatatatattaaatattataatttattaaagtaaGTTATCAAAATTTCACTTAGAAACTATATGTTTacatatttattaacatttaaataagaaaaaatataaaataattaacctaACTCTAAAATCATTAAAGATATGAGTTTAGTTTTATTCATAACAATAATGTGACTAATTTCACACTTATATAATTTCTCactcatataattaatatgaagggggggagagaaaaaatatgataaaaaatattttttatttttaaatctattttttacgaaaagtataaattcaaaaagaatttaaaaataataaatatgaatatataatacaatataattattaaatttatctatttattttatttattattgatataatgttaatatgtaataatttttaaatgcgtttattatcaatatttaaatttattgaaatagtgtactttttattatatatataattgttaattattttaaataattttaaagatattaattttatttgtgatattattaaaaatttaaattaactaaTCTCATTACATCATAAATTGAACACtctcatttaatataattaaaattatataacattattgttattgatcagCAGTAAACAATGCTAGTAAAATCAAACGATGACTTAGagattacaaatatttttaattggaaTAGTTTTGTTTAAACTAATAGGATTATTATGAGTAACCCTACTcttcatttgaatatttaacataatcaCATACTCAAGATTACTTATTAAACTAGAATAATCTTAGCcatcatatattaaaattaataaaataactacAATAACTATTTAACGTGCAGAAACTAGCATAACCTTAGCcaacatatattaaaataactatAATAACTATTTAACTTGTAGATCATGTAGCAGTAAGTTGTTGTTCTGACCAATAATAGTCTCTAGAAACATATTATACTGATCAGCTTGATTCACATTTGTCAAATGCCAAAAAACGTAATGTCTGGATATTGGTTCTCATAGAAAAATGTCGCCTAAGATAAATGTTAGCATCCTTATGgtctagaatatatatatatatatatatatatatatatatattagtttttatgataaaataagaGATTAAGATCCTAAAAAACTATTTCAAGAGATGAAAATGGTGTCCCtacttacatattttatttttagtcaatataaaacttaaattttcttCAATACATTCTTACACCCAACAATGCTATAATTTTGACACAATTTTGACACATGAATAAAATGATAGATGACCCTTTTAATTGATCTATAATAAACTCTGCCATCTTAAAGTGTGAAACTTAAATTTTTCTCAATATCACttgttgaattatttatttcatatatatcaTGTTTCTTTAGGTAGTGCATATTGAGCTCATTACTTGGATATTCTGCCTGCAAGAGAAATCGATCCCCCGATTGGTTGGAGTTTGGTTAAAAAAACGAATGGAAGAGATAGAGTGGTTCACAACAATATTATGCGTTAATTGTCACCAATTGCTTTAGTGCTGAACAAGTTGTAACCACGAtcaaaaaagttatttatcCTACCGCAACCACGCGTTTCTTTCTTCTAGATAATGTTTATTGAAAGCAAATAAATGGCCCATTcttttagggtgtgtttggttttgaAGATGAGAGAAAATATGtactttatttttagaattcaaACCTTTTACCTcctactttaattaaaaaatttcttttatatttacacCTTTATTTCCATCATCTAAACCAAACACACTCTGATAGGCTTAACTGTCAAAATACTTTGTAGTTGACACTATGACACTCGTAGCTTCTAAGGTT
The nucleotide sequence above comes from Glycine soja cultivar W05 chromosome 11, ASM419377v2, whole genome shotgun sequence. Encoded proteins:
- the LOC114373660 gene encoding general transcription and DNA repair factor IIH subunit TFB2-like produces the protein MPEVRIIAKNFMDMVASMPAMKLDKLYENGFICEAILRSLPPLAKKYVIQMLHIDVPVAAKLLEEWVLPGGVSKHRVAIDRLVQLRVFLEAVDRKNEKTYKVNPTFQRSLQKLLVQGGTLPRESMPSNITVRLPTLENLEAYALEQWECFLLQLISPSQVEKPLNISSSLMKVFQRRILSYRDKEAPKLTESGFQFLLMDTNAQLWYIIREYISNSEDRGVDAADLISFMLELSFHDIGEAYSVDTLTSFQRTIINDLADLGLVKIQQGRKGSWFIPTKLATNLSMSLADSSSRKQGFVVVETNFRVYAYSTSKLHCEILRLFSRVEYQLPNLIVGAITKESLYSAFENGITAEQIITFLQQNAHPRVAERIPSVPENVTEQIRLWEADLNRVEMTDAYYYDEFPSRDVFEGACDCAREWNGLLWEDSKKMHMVVKTEVHQYVRDYLRRQK